The Caproicibacterium amylolyticum genome includes the window CCAGTTACGCAGCATGCAAATTTTATGTAAGGGCAAAGAATCGCACGTATCTGGATGAAGTTTCAGAAAAGGTCAAAAATTGTGCGCGCGGCGCAGCTTTAATGGCCGGTGCAAAGCTAAAAATCAGCAAATTTGAGAACAGTTTCGATCATCTCAATGTGAACCGGACGCTCTACCACGTAATGGAACAAAGTCTTAAACAATGTGGAATTGCTGACTTTGAGCAGGAACCGGAGCTTACCGGTTCTACAGATATTGGAAGCGTTAGTTCCTGTGTACCTGTCTTTTATGGGCACATTGGCGTTGGAAACGGGAAAGCTGGCCCACACGAAGAAGAATTTTTGCAGTACGTAAATTCCGAAGAAGCACATTACAAACTGCTGCAAACAGCGCAGGCCTTCGCACTTGCCATTCATCGGGTCATTGCAGAGGAAGCGTTAATGAAGCAGGTTAAGCAGGAATTTCAGAAGAAGTCAGCCGAAAAAGAAAGCTGAAACTTTGCCTGAATGTCACAGACAATAAAATACTCCCGAAGCGAACAATGTGGAAAAGAACACACAGTTTGCTTCAGGAGTATTTTTCTTTCATTATTTAAAATAAATTAACCTTATGAATCTGTATTTTTTAAGTTGTCATTGAATTTGTAGCCAACACCCCAGATTGTCAAAATATAGGTTGGCTTGTCCGGATTTGGTTCAATCTTTTTGCGCAGCTTCCGGATAAAAGCCATAATGTTGCTGTCGGAAAGCAAGTAGTCTTCTTCCCAGACGGCGTTAAATATCTGCTCTTTTGTAAAAACGGTTCCCCGATTCTGCGCGAGAAAGTACAGAATATCAAATTCCTTCGGTGTCAGCAGGACAGGGGTACTGTTTAGCTGCACGGTACGGCTTTTTGGAAAGATTTCCAAGCTTCCGAATTTCAGAGGCGGCATCTGTACCACTGCGGCGGGGATTTCATCTTTTTCTTTGCAAATAATCAGGCTGCCGATTTTACCCTGCAGCAGTTCTGAAAGGCCTTCTTGCAGTTCTTTCATGCCTGCCGCATTTTCGGGAACTTGACTGCTTTGTTTCAGAAGCCATTGTAAGGAGGAGGCATCTGCGATAATAATGCTTGCGTTTTGTTTCAAGAAAATACCTCCTCTGGGACAATACTTAAAAATTATTAACCTAAAACAACCTGCTGTGCTTCTTTAAATACAGTGCTTTCACAACGGACGCAACCAGCATATAGCAGACGCACACAACAATGATGTAGAGATAAAAGTAAGGTGGAACAGCAGTCAGGCCGATACCCGCGGCGGCGGGAAGGCAGGAAAATACCGTCAGGCTGAGTATGCCGGCCAATGTGGTCAGCAGTACCGGCACAGAGGGACGGCTCTGCACAAAGGGGATGTCCTTTGTGCGCAGCATATATAGAATCAAAATCTGCGACCAGATGGATTCCAAAAACCACCCGCTTTGAAACAGTGTGGCAAACTGTGCCCGCAGAGCCGGGTTAGTGATCTCGTAGAATAAATGGCCGCCGCATGCGGTGGGGCAGACAAAAAAGTAAAGAAACAGAAAAGTCAGAATATCAAACACAGAACTGACTGGCCCAAAACAAAGCATAAAGCGAGAAAGGTGTTTGCCGGAAAACTCCGCCGGCTGTTTGAAAAGGCTGCTGTCCACGTTGTCCCATGGCAGCACCATGCAGATCATGTCGTACAGGAGATTCAGCAAAATCAGCTGCAGAGAAGTCATGGGCAAAAACGGCAGAAACAAACTGGCACACACGATGGCAATGATGTTTCCCAAATTAGAGCTTGCGGAAATGTGCACATATTTTGAAATATTGAGAAAGGTTTTTCTGCCCTCTAAAATGCCTTTTTCCAGGACATTTAAGTCCTTTTTCAGAAGTACCACATCAGAAACTTCTTTGGCGGCATCCACCGCATTTTCTACGGAAATGCCGACGTCTGCTTCCGCAAGCGCCGGGATGTCATTGATGCCGTCGCCGAGGAAACCAACGGTGTGGCCCTGTGCCCGCAGAGCATAGAGAATTTTCACCTTTTGCTGTGGTGTCAGCTCGGCAAAGAGGCTGCAGTTTTCCGCAGCCTCACGTAGTTGGCTGTCCGTCATTTCGGCGATTTGGCGGCCGGTAACAATGCGGCTGGCAGGAATGTTAAGCCGCTCGCAGACAGAGGCGGTTACCTCTGCGCTGTCACCGGACAAAATCTTGGTCTGTACTGACAAACGATGCAGCTTTTCCAGTGCAATTTTAGCAGATGCTTTTGGTGCATCAAAAAAAGCGAGGTACCCCAAAAGCGTCATGCTGTTTTCATCTGCGGCGGTTACAGTAGTTCGCTGCGGCGCAATTTCTTTTATCGCAACGGCAATCACCTTAATGCCGTCTTCCAGAATTTCTTCTGTTATGGCACGGATACTGTCGGTACGGTCTTTGCCCATAGGTACTGTTTTGCCATTGACACGAACAAAGCTGCAGCGCTCGCTGACCGCATCCACACTGCCCTTGGTAATCATCAGGCAACTGCCGTCGGTACTGTGCGCCAGCACACTTACACATTTTCGGCTGTAGTCAAAGGGCAACTCATCTGCCTTTTTCCAGTTGCCCAGCAAAGAGGAAAAATGCTGTTCGTGGTGCGGCATCCGGCGGCACTTCAGCACGGCGCTGTCAATATTATTCTGTGCACCGGAATGAAAGCTGCTGTTTATGAAGGCCATGTCAAGCACTGTGCTATCCTCATTGCCCAGAGCGTCCATGTAATATTCCAAAAGGATTTTATCATTCGTCAAAGTGCCTGTCTTATCCATACAGAGCACGTCCATACTGCCGAATACCTGCATGGAGTTCATATCTTTTATCAGTGTTTCTTTTTTTGACATGGCGATGGCGCCTTTGGTCAGGCAGGCGGTTATCACCATTGGCAGCATTTCCGGCGTAAGTCCAACAGCAACACTGAGCGCAAACAGAAAGGAGGTGACCCAGCTGCCATGCATGATTCCCAAAAGAAGAAAAATCATTGGAACCAGCAGAAGCATAAATTTGAGCAGCACTTTGGCAATGGAGGAGGAGGTAAGCGTAAAAAGATTCTTTTTGCTGCTTTGACAGGCATGAAAACTGCCGTAGAGCGTGTCCTGCCCCACTGCCAGCACAATGCCCTCTCCGCTGCCGCTGATAATCGTGCTTCCGGTAAAGCCAAGGTTGCGCAGTACAGCCAGAGAAGCCCCTGTGTGTTCCGGCAGGGTGGAGGCATCTTTTTCTAAAATTGCACTTTCGCCGGTAATGGCAGCCTGTGAAACAAATAGATCTGTAGCACTGATGAACCGTACGTCGGCGGGGATAGAGTCACCGGCACAAAGACGAATTCGGTCGCCAATGACCAATTCACTCATTGGCAGTTCGGCCAGCTGACCATCCCGAAAAACAGAAACGTTTGCATGAATCATCTGTGTCAGTTTGTCGGTGGCTTTTCGGGAGCGCAGTTCCTGTGAAAAGCGTAGGCATCCGCTGATTAGAAACATCAGCAGAATGATAGGTGCAGTGGTTAGTGAGTTTGGCGCGGCTTTTTGCGAAAGCATGGTATCTGCGAAAAAGGAAACAAAGCCGACTGTCAGTAAAATGACAGTCAGTGGATTCAAAAAAGCACGCCGCAGGCACTGCGGCAGTGAATCTTTTCTTTTCTGTATTTCATTGTTTCCATATTTTTCCCGCATAGCTTGTGCCGCCGCAGTGGAGAGACCGCCGATGGACAGGGAAAAGTCCTCTAAAAGCTGCGAAATACTTTTGTGGGAGTAGGTTTCAAGCCGTTCATGAAGTAAAGAATCCTTTGCCACGAAATTTTCTCCTGTTCCAAATTTTTCTTGCACTTCTTGTACTTGTACTATTAGCATTTTCGCATAATTTGGCGTATGTTTCAAGGCGAAAGTCGTTTTTTGAGTGAAAGCAAGAAAATCGCAAGATTTTGGTCATGGTCTCACCCGATTGTTTTTGTTATGCTAAAACAAGTGCAGACCGCAGTGTGCACAGACAGGAGGGAATGGATAATGACTTTTCGCAGCAAGCAGCTGCCAACCAAAAAGACCAGGCAGCTGGAACTCCGCAGGGAGAATGTCCGCAAAAGACTGATGGCAGCAGCCATGCAGGATAAGGGCTTGATTCTTGGCCGGATGGATGTTGGGATTGACGGCCTTTCAGAAGAACAAGTGGAAAAGAATCAGGAGCTTTACGGAAGTAACAAAATCGAAAGACAGAAAAGGGATTCGCTGCCGAAAAGGCTGATGAAAGCGTTTATCAATCCGTTTTCCTGCATTTTAATTTTTTTGGCGGTCATATCTTTCTTTCAGGATATTATTCTGGCAGAGCCGGGCGACAAAGACCCCGTGACCTTTATTATTATTACAACAATGGTATGCATCAGCGGTGTTCTGCGCTTTGTGCAGGAGACCCGCTCCGGAAACGCTGCGGAAAGCCTGCTGAAGCTGATTCGCACAACCTGCACCGTGCGCAGGGAGGGTACGCTGCAGGAAATTGATTTGGACGATTTGGTTGTTGGCGACATCGTGCATCTTTCCGCGGGGGATATGGTTCCGGCAGATGTGCGGGTGTTAAGCGCAAAAGATTTATTTGTCAGTCAGTCCTCCCTAACCGGAGAGAGCGAGCCGGTGGAAAAGAATGCGCAGCAGAGCGGCGAG containing:
- a CDS encoding winged helix-turn-helix domain-containing protein, encoding MKQNASIIIADASSLQWLLKQSSQVPENAAGMKELQEGLSELLQGKIGSLIICKEKDEIPAAVVQMPPLKFGSLEIFPKSRTVQLNSTPVLLTPKEFDILYFLAQNRGTVFTKEQIFNAVWEEDYLLSDSNIMAFIRKLRKKIEPNPDKPTYILTIWGVGYKFNDNLKNTDS
- the mgtA gene encoding magnesium-translocating P-type ATPase, with amino-acid sequence MAKDSLLHERLETYSHKSISQLLEDFSLSIGGLSTAAAQAMREKYGNNEIQKRKDSLPQCLRRAFLNPLTVILLTVGFVSFFADTMLSQKAAPNSLTTAPIILLMFLISGCLRFSQELRSRKATDKLTQMIHANVSVFRDGQLAELPMSELVIGDRIRLCAGDSIPADVRFISATDLFVSQAAITGESAILEKDASTLPEHTGASLAVLRNLGFTGSTIISGSGEGIVLAVGQDTLYGSFHACQSSKKNLFTLTSSSIAKVLLKFMLLLVPMIFLLLGIMHGSWVTSFLFALSVAVGLTPEMLPMVITACLTKGAIAMSKKETLIKDMNSMQVFGSMDVLCMDKTGTLTNDKILLEYYMDALGNEDSTVLDMAFINSSFHSGAQNNIDSAVLKCRRMPHHEQHFSSLLGNWKKADELPFDYSRKCVSVLAHSTDGSCLMITKGSVDAVSERCSFVRVNGKTVPMGKDRTDSIRAITEEILEDGIKVIAVAIKEIAPQRTTVTAADENSMTLLGYLAFFDAPKASAKIALEKLHRLSVQTKILSGDSAEVTASVCERLNIPASRIVTGRQIAEMTDSQLREAAENCSLFAELTPQQKVKILYALRAQGHTVGFLGDGINDIPALAEADVGISVENAVDAAKEVSDVVLLKKDLNVLEKGILEGRKTFLNISKYVHISASSNLGNIIAIVCASLFLPFLPMTSLQLILLNLLYDMICMVLPWDNVDSSLFKQPAEFSGKHLSRFMLCFGPVSSVFDILTFLFLYFFVCPTACGGHLFYEITNPALRAQFATLFQSGWFLESIWSQILILYMLRTKDIPFVQSRPSVPVLLTTLAGILSLTVFSCLPAAAGIGLTAVPPYFYLYIIVVCVCYMLVASVVKALYLKKHSRLF